The DNA sequence CAGATCATGGAGCGGACGCTGCGGCGCCCGGTCGACCCGACCGTGGCCCGCGACCCGCGCCTGGCCGCGTCGATGGGCAACGCGCTGTACTACCCCGACGCCAAGGAGGTCGTCGACCGGCTGCTCGACCGGTACGCCGACCCGGCCCTGCACACCCCGACCAGGGTCGTGTTCACCCTCGACTTCTCCGGTTCGATGCGGGGGCGGCGCATCGCGGCGCTGCGCGAGGCGTTCGCGGCGCTGGCCGGGGCCGACCGCAGCTCCGGCGGCAAGTTCGGCCGGATCTTCCGCGGCGAGCGGTTCACCGTGATCCGGTTCGGCGGCCGGGTGCTGGACGAGCGCGACCTGGTCGTGAACTCCCCAGCCGACCTGGACACGCTGCGGTCCTGGCTGGACGTGGACTCCTTCGACGACAGCACGGCGGTGTGGTCGGCGCTGGACCATGCGTACGACCGCGCCGCCGCGATGCGCCGCGAGGACCCGCGCCAGCAGGTGTCGATCGTGCTGATGACCGACGGCGAGAACAACGCCGGGATCAGCCTCGACCGGCTGCTGCCCGCTCTGCGCGACACCCCGGTGCGAACCTACGCGATCGCGTACGGCGAGGCCGACCGCGCCGATCTCGATCGCGTCGCCCGCACCACCGGCGGTTTCGCCGTCGACGCGGGCGCCACCTCCCTGCTGACCGCGTTCAAGGAGATCCGTGGCTGCTGACCTGTGGTGGAGCGTCTGGTGGCCGTGGCTGCTGGTGTGGCTGGGCACGGTGCTGGCGGTGGTGGTCGCGGTGGTCGTGCTGGTGGTGCAGCTGTCCGACCGCAGGCGCGGCACCCGGCGGCCGCCGTACCTGAGCTTCTACCTGCACGACAAGTCCGTGATGGACCTGTACCAGTACAAGTACCAGGGCGCGCTGGAGCAGGAGGTGCAGGCCAAGGTCGGCAGCCGCCGCCGGGTCGGCGCCGACGGCGACGTGCCGATGGTGAAGTTCGGCGCCAGCATGGAGCGCAACCGCGAGGAGTTCCGCAAGTACCTGGAGGTCGCCGAACCGATCACGGTCATCGGCATCATGATGGACGTGCTCGCCGACGACCTGGTCCAGGTCGACCTGGAGCGGCTGGCGGTCGTGCCGAGCCGCAACGCGCCGATGGGCCGCTCGCGCATCAAGCTCAGCCAGCTCGGCGGCGGGGCGTACGTGCTGGTCCGCGGCGTGTTCCGCCCCGAACCGGCCCTCGGCTCCGAGCGCCACACCACCCTGCTGGCCACCTACGGCGACGGCGCCTCCGGCGAGAGCGCGGCCCGCATCCGGCTGCGCTGCGCCAACACCGGGCTGCGCGACGAGGTGCCCGAGGAACAGTTCTGGGCCCGCTGCCTGGGGACCGTGCAGGGCTGGGACGCCGCGACCGGCCACCTCGTCCTCAACCCCATCGCCATCTTCCGCTGACAAGGCGTCAGGAAGGGCACCTTCTCATCGCGCTGCGACGTAGAAGGTGCCCTTCTCCACCCGCGGTCAGCGGGCTCAGTTCAGGGCCGACGGGGTCACCTTGCCGGAGGCGTCGATGTACCACTCCTCGCTGGTGAACTCCTCGCCGCGCAGCCGCGCGGAGATCCAGTCGGCGACCAGCGTCGGCGCGAACGGGCCCAGGTTGGTCGAGGGCACCCCGCCGATGGAGTGGCGCGAGTCCTGGTACACCACGAAGCGCTTCGGACCGGGCACCGACCTCAGCAGCTTGCGGGTGTGCTCGATCGGGCTCAGCTCGTCGCGCTCGCCCGCCGCCACCAGGTACGGCATCGCCAGCCGGTCCACGTGCGCGCTCAGGTCGAGCGACCTGGCGAACCGGTCGAACTCGGCCTCGTCGGTGTGGCCCGACATGTACATGAAGCGCATCTTGTACGTCGGCGACGCCTTGCCGAACGCCGACTTCCAGCCGGGCTGGTGGCAGACGTTCATCACCGCGCAGGCGCGCAGCCGCGGCTCGTAGGCCGCCGCGAGCGTGCCCGCGAACGAGCCGAAGCTGATCCCGCTGAGCACGATCCTGTCCGGGTCGACCTCGGGCCGGTGCAGCAGCCAGTCCACGCAGGCGGTGCCCGCCCTGGTCCAGCCTTCCACGGTCATCGGCACGCCGAGCATCCGCGCCTCGTACTGGCCGGGGCCCTCCATCGCCAGCACGGCGTACCCGCGGCTGAGGAAGCGGTCGCCGTACAGGGCGACGGTCGCCTCCTTGAAGCTGTCCATGCCGGGCACCGCGATCACGGTCGGAACCTGCCCGCCGGTGTACCCGGGCGGCAGGTGGAACCAGGCGGGCAGGTGGTGGCCCTCGAACGGGATCGTCACCTGCTCCATGCGGTGGTCGGCCAGCTCGGCGTAACGGCGGAAGCAGTCGCGCTTGCGCCGGTGGTAGAAGCGGTTGACCTCGTCGTCGGCGTGGATCGGCCACTGCGCCGCACCCCAGTGCAGCGCCGCCATGTAGTGGTTGTCGCGCGAGGTGATCAGGTCGCCGGCGGCGTCGGCGGCCGCCGCGCGGGCCTCGCGGCGGCGTGCGACCGCCTCGAAGGTGGGCGCGAAGTCGGCGTAGCGGCGCACCCGGGCGCGGATGGCGGCGAAGTCGGCGCCCGCCTCCGGGCCGCACGCGGCGTTCCAGTAGATCGACCGGGGCTGGTCCCAGTCGACGCCGCGCTCGGCGATCTCCGCGTCGAGCCGGTCCCGCTCGGTTTTCCAGCGGGCGGTCACCGGGCCGGGGTGGTCCTGCTCCTGCGCCGAAGCGGGCGCGGTGGTCATCTGGTCCATGTAGGGCTCCTCTCCCAAGACCAATGTGCCCTGGCCGGGGCACCGTGGTGGCCGGTTCGGCGCAACCTGGTGCGCTCTCCAGCGTGTCTCCAGCCCGGCTTGAGCGGCCGGTTGCGACCGTGGGAGCCGAAGGAGGCGATCGTGACCGATACCGACGAATGGTCCACCGATGTGTGCGTGATCGGCGGGGGCCCGGCCGGGCTGACGCTGGCGCTGCTGCTGTCGCGCTCGGGCGTGGCGGTGACCGTGGTGGAGAAGGCCTCGTCGCTGGACCGGGAATACCGGGGCGAGATCCTGCAACCGGGCGGCCTGGCCGTGCTCGACGAGCTCGGGGTGCTGGCCGCGGCGCGCGGGCGCGGCAGCCACGTGCACGACCGGTTCCAGCTGTACAGCGGCGGCCGTGCGGTGCTGTGGGTCGACTACCGCAACCTGCCGGGGGCGTACAACTACATGCTGGCGCTGCCGCAGCAGCACGTGCTGGCCGAGCTGCTGGCCGAGTGCGAGGGGCGGGCCGGGTTCCGCTACCTGGCCGGCACGAAGATCACCGAGCTGGTCTCCGACGGCGGCACGGTACGCGGCGCGGTGGTGACCGGCCCGCAGGGCCGCACCGTGATCCGGGCCCGGTGCGTGGTCGGCGCCGACGGCCGGTTCTCCAAGACGCGGCAGCTCAGCGGCGTGCCGTACGACCGGCGCGACGTCTTCGACTTCGACCTGCTCTGGTTCAAGATCCCGGTGCAGGGCGAGCCGCCGCGCGCGGTCACCATCCGGGGCGGCGGCGGCCGGATGCTGGTCCACTACGGCGCCCCGCCCGGGTTGCAGCTCGGCTGGGCGCTGCCGCACGGCGGATACAAGCAGCTCGCGGCGCAGCCGTTCGCGCAGTTCCGCGACGACCTGTGCCGGGCCGCGCCGGACTACGCCGACGGCATCCGCGAGCACGTGCGCGCGCTGAAGGACCTGAGCCTGCTGGACGTGTTCTGCGGTACGGCCCGCGAGTGGGCCCGCGACGGGCTGCTGTTCATCGGCGACGCCGCGCACACGCACAGCCCGCTGGGCGCCCAGGGCGTGAACCTGGCGCTGCAGGACGCGGTGCTGGCCCATCCGGTGCTGCTGGCGGCGCTGGAGCAGGCGGAGCGGTCCGGACCGGACGCGGTGGTGCCGGCGTCGGCGCTCGCGGCGTACACCGGGCCGCGTACCGCCGACATCGGGCGCGTGATCAAGTTCCAGCAGTTGCAGGCCAAGGGGGCGCTGGGCAGCGGCAGCCGGTTCGCCGACGCCGCCAAGCGGACGATGGCCTCGATCGTGCACCACACGCCGATCGGCACCCGCCTGACCCGCATGGTCGCCTTCGGCAACCCGGCCGCCCGGGTCCGCACCGACCTGTACGCCCGCGCCGCCTGACCCGCCCGCCCCGCACCTCGGGGCTGTGCGTCAAGAAGGGCACCTTCTACCTCGCAATGAGATAAGAAGGTGCCCTTCCTTACGACTCTTCTAGCGCGGGAGGGTGACCTTGAGGACACGGCCGCCGGTGGCGCAGGTGGAGCAGTCGGTCAGGAACGCGCTCCCGCCCCGGATGGTCAGCCCGCCCGGGAAGTTGATGTCGTCGAGCACCAGCTCAGGAGTGGCGCCCGCATGCCGGACGCGCATCAGGGCGCCGATGCCCCGCCCCGGGCCGAACATCGAGGTGTGGGTGAACTCCAGGACGTAGAGCGAGCCGTCGGGGCCGAACGCCAGGTCGACGGCGGCGGTCAGGCCTTCGGCGTACACGGCGGGGGCCTGACCGGGCACGATGCGCCAGACCCGGGCCCCGCCGGTCGGGAACGGCGAGCCGGTCAGCTCGACGACGTAGTAGGCGCCGCCGTGCACGGCCACGCCCATCGGCACGGTCTGCATGCCGACCGTGGTGCCCGGCGGCAGGCCGAAGCTCGGCGGGGCGACCGCCTCGCGGTTGGGCAGCACCGCCAGCGTCGACACGGCGCCGTCCGGGTCGACGTGGAACAGCGCGTTGGCACCCGCGTCGGAGACCACGGCGCCCTCGGGGTCGTAGGCCACCGACTGCGGGTTGCTGTCGACCTCGCCCCGGTCCGGGTTGGCCAGTGCCTCGTACCCGGCGACGTCGGCGACGAGTTCCGGGTACAGGCTGAGGGTCAGCCACGACTTCGGGTCGCGGCGCAGCGTGAACAGGCCGCCCATGAGCTGGCCGGGGGCGGGCAGCTCGGCGCGCACCTTCGGGTCCTCGCTCAGGCCGATGGTGAGCAGGCTGTGGCCGTGCCTGGTGAACGCGATGTCGGTCGGGCCGATCGCCTCGGTGCCGTCCGGTCCGGCCAGCGACGGCAGGCCGGTGACCAGGCGCTCGTAGCCGTCGGGGGTCAGGCGGCCGACCGCGCCGGTGGGCCCGAAGCAGCCCTCGCCCTGCGGCCGGGGCAGGCAGACCGGGTCGGCGGCACCGTCGGCGCCGCGTCCGGCCTCGACGACGTACAGGTCGCCGTCGGCGTCGAAGGCCAGGCCGCGCGGGTTGCTCAGGCCCCAGTAGAGCACGGTGACGCCGGGCGCGGCCGCGGCGGGCAGTCCGGGAAGGAGCGAGGCGAGCAGCGCGGCCGCCGCGGCGGCCAGACTCCTGACGGTGGTGGGCACGGCGGTCCTCCAGCAGCGCGAGACGATCGTCGCATACCAGATAAAACCGATTTGATCTGATTGTCACGCACCCGCGCCGCGCGAAGATCGCGCAAGTTGCCGGGCAATCGGGCGTATGACCTCACAAGATACGCCCGATCGCCCGGCAACTTGGCCGATCTTGGCCCGCTGGCCGCGGTCGCCCGGGCAGGGGCGGCCGCGGCCGGCGGGAGTCATCACAGGCCGGAGTTGAGGGCGGTCATCAGGGTGCCGGCGGCGGTGTCGCCGGACATCTCCCAGATCATGCCGCCGAGCAGGCCCTTCTGCTTGAGCCAGGCGGTCTTCTGGCCGATGGACCAGGTGTCGTCGAACGACCACCACTGGCCGCCCGCCCCGGTGTAGCAGTACGTCGACACCGACTGCGTGTCGTGGTACACCGTGCAGCCCGGCACGCCCGCGATCAGGTTGGCGTACCCGCGGGTGCCCGCCTCCTCGGCGAACTGGCCCGGCGCCGCGCCGGTGGCCGTCTGCCACTCGCCGTTGGCCCCGCCCGCGGCCACGCCCTGCCAGCCGCGGCCGTAGAACGCCATGCCGATGGTCAGCCGCCGCGGGCTCACCCCGGCGCCGGTGTACGTCGCGATCGCCTTCTCCACGCTGAACTCGAACGAGTACGGGTCCTGCGCGTCGCGGTACAGGTTGGCCTGGTGGCCGGTGCGGTTGGGCTCCCACGAGTTGTCCGAACCGGACCCGTGGAAGTCGTAGCCCTGCACGTTGGCGAAGTCCAGCGACTGGAACACCCCGGTCGGGCTGACGTCCCAGCCGGCCGCGACCTTGGCCGGGTCGGCCGGGGTGAACGCGGTCAGCAGGTAGCGCTTGCCGGTGGTGGCGCCCAGCGCGTCGAGCTGGCGGCGGAACTCGGCCAGCAGCAGCGTGTTGTTGGCCTTGTCGGCGGCGCTGACGTGGTTGCCCGGGTGCCCCTCGGCGCCCGGCCACTC is a window from the Catellatospora sp. TT07R-123 genome containing:
- a CDS encoding S9 family peptidase codes for the protein MDQMTTAPASAQEQDHPGPVTARWKTERDRLDAEIAERGVDWDQPRSIYWNAACGPEAGADFAAIRARVRRYADFAPTFEAVARRREARAAAADAAGDLITSRDNHYMAALHWGAAQWPIHADDEVNRFYHRRKRDCFRRYAELADHRMEQVTIPFEGHHLPAWFHLPPGYTGGQVPTVIAVPGMDSFKEATVALYGDRFLSRGYAVLAMEGPGQYEARMLGVPMTVEGWTRAGTACVDWLLHRPEVDPDRIVLSGISFGSFAGTLAAAYEPRLRACAVMNVCHQPGWKSAFGKASPTYKMRFMYMSGHTDEAEFDRFARSLDLSAHVDRLAMPYLVAAGERDELSPIEHTRKLLRSVPGPKRFVVYQDSRHSIGGVPSTNLGPFAPTLVADWISARLRGEEFTSEEWYIDASGKVTPSALN
- a CDS encoding FAD-dependent monooxygenase, with amino-acid sequence MTDTDEWSTDVCVIGGGPAGLTLALLLSRSGVAVTVVEKASSLDREYRGEILQPGGLAVLDELGVLAAARGRGSHVHDRFQLYSGGRAVLWVDYRNLPGAYNYMLALPQQHVLAELLAECEGRAGFRYLAGTKITELVSDGGTVRGAVVTGPQGRTVIRARCVVGADGRFSKTRQLSGVPYDRRDVFDFDLLWFKIPVQGEPPRAVTIRGGGGRMLVHYGAPPGLQLGWALPHGGYKQLAAQPFAQFRDDLCRAAPDYADGIREHVRALKDLSLLDVFCGTAREWARDGLLFIGDAAHTHSPLGAQGVNLALQDAVLAHPVLLAALEQAERSGPDAVVPASALAAYTGPRTADIGRVIKFQQLQAKGALGSGSRFADAAKRTMASIVHHTPIGTRLTRMVAFGNPAARVRTDLYARAA
- a CDS encoding ScyD/ScyE family protein; this encodes MPTTVRSLAAAAAALLASLLPGLPAAAAPGVTVLYWGLSNPRGLAFDADGDLYVVEAGRGADGAADPVCLPRPQGEGCFGPTGAVGRLTPDGYERLVTGLPSLAGPDGTEAIGPTDIAFTRHGHSLLTIGLSEDPKVRAELPAPGQLMGGLFTLRRDPKSWLTLSLYPELVADVAGYEALANPDRGEVDSNPQSVAYDPEGAVVSDAGANALFHVDPDGAVSTLAVLPNREAVAPPSFGLPPGTTVGMQTVPMGVAVHGGAYYVVELTGSPFPTGGARVWRIVPGQAPAVYAEGLTAAVDLAFGPDGSLYVLEFTHTSMFGPGRGIGALMRVRHAGATPELVLDDINFPGGLTIRGGSAFLTDCSTCATGGRVLKVTLPR